The following are from one region of the Candidatus Dadabacteria bacterium genome:
- the polA gene encoding DNA polymerase I: MSAPPLYLLDGSSYVFRAYYAVRQDFTSPSGFPTNAVFGFSNMLKKFLADFDPAYFGVVFDSKTDTFRKEIYPEYKANRGAPPEDLSVQIEKIMELTAVMGIRVVQREGFEADDLMATVAKAEEERGGEVVLVTADKDFCQIVSDRITLFDTGKDKKTGARGVVEKYGVPPESFVDYLALVGDSSDNIPGVEGVGPVAAAKLLGKYGSLEEIYKNTADLKGKQRERVERDREKAFLSRRLAVLKTDVETETAREAFLRKPPDTEKLNALYSELGFGGAVSEPAQKRDFEVITDSETLRAFFKGAEFVCLSLRLSGEGEIAGAALSLADGKTCYAPLGGGEEAGAVKELACDPEIKKTGWNIKREILALGRTGTEMKGVCFDIMTAAHFLDSSLSGYSVADLTRAHLGRAAGGGGDEAADECAGCWAILELHEKLSADMDAAGLTESYRERVLPLSGVVADMERKGVFVDTGLLAEISGEFASKIALAQDEIFSAAGGRLNINSTAQLRDLLFGKLGLTPSKTTAGGAPSTDSEVLTGLALLHPVPGMILRYRELSKLKSTYVDALPRLVNPLTGRVHTSYGLAGTSTGRLSSSDPNLQNIPIKTGEGRRIRRAFRAADGFTLLSADYSQIDLRLLAHFSEDEKLLAAFENGEDIHSSTAAEIFGASDITPEMRRLAKNINFGIIYGISPFGLSKQLGVSVKQSREYMERYFSRYPRVRSYMAESAERAKKTGYAETVSGRRRPIAELRSKNRVKIKNGERAAMNTPIQGSAADVINAAMIAIHRKMAGMKSSMILQVHDELIFEAAAEEADALAGIVKEEMENTPFELKTAMKVETKRGPNWADMS; this comes from the coding sequence ATGAGCGCGCCCCCGCTTTACCTGTTAGACGGAAGTTCATATGTGTTCAGGGCGTATTACGCCGTCCGCCAGGATTTCACATCGCCGTCCGGTTTTCCCACAAACGCGGTTTTCGGATTCTCAAACATGCTCAAAAAATTTCTGGCCGATTTTGACCCGGCCTATTTCGGCGTGGTGTTTGACTCAAAAACCGACACCTTCAGAAAGGAGATTTACCCCGAATACAAGGCGAACCGGGGCGCGCCGCCCGAAGACCTGAGCGTCCAGATTGAAAAGATAATGGAACTCACCGCCGTGATGGGCATACGGGTTGTCCAGAGGGAGGGCTTTGAGGCGGACGACCTTATGGCGACCGTGGCAAAGGCGGAGGAAGAGCGCGGGGGCGAGGTGGTTCTGGTTACGGCGGACAAGGACTTCTGCCAGATTGTGTCCGACAGGATTACGCTTTTTGACACGGGGAAAGACAAAAAGACCGGCGCGCGGGGGGTGGTTGAAAAATACGGCGTTCCGCCCGAAAGTTTTGTTGACTATCTCGCCCTCGTGGGAGACTCATCGGACAACATACCGGGCGTTGAGGGCGTGGGTCCCGTGGCCGCGGCGAAACTGCTCGGCAAATACGGCTCGCTTGAGGAGATTTACAAAAACACGGCGGACCTGAAAGGCAAACAGAGGGAGCGGGTTGAGCGCGACAGGGAAAAGGCGTTTTTGAGCCGCAGGCTCGCCGTCCTCAAAACCGATGTGGAAACCGAAACCGCCCGCGAGGCATTTCTGCGGAAACCGCCGGACACCGAAAAACTGAACGCGCTTTACTCGGAACTCGGCTTCGGCGGGGCGGTGAGCGAACCGGCGCAAAAGCGGGACTTTGAGGTTATAACGGACTCTGAAACCCTCCGCGCGTTTTTCAAGGGCGCGGAGTTTGTCTGCCTGTCCCTGCGGCTGTCCGGGGAGGGGGAGATTGCCGGGGCGGCGCTCTCGCTTGCCGACGGGAAAACCTGCTACGCGCCGCTCGGCGGCGGGGAGGAGGCCGGGGCGGTCAAAGAACTCGCGTGCGACCCGGAAATCAAAAAAACGGGCTGGAACATCAAGCGTGAGATTCTCGCGCTCGGACGGACGGGAACGGAGATGAAAGGCGTCTGCTTTGACATAATGACGGCGGCGCATTTTCTTGACTCGTCCCTTTCGGGCTACTCGGTGGCGGACCTGACGAGGGCTCATCTGGGGCGCGCGGCGGGCGGGGGCGGAGACGAGGCGGCGGACGAGTGCGCCGGGTGCTGGGCAATACTGGAACTCCATGAAAAACTGTCGGCGGACATGGACGCGGCGGGACTCACGGAAAGCTACCGCGAGCGCGTCCTGCCGCTGTCCGGCGTTGTGGCGGACATGGAGCGGAAGGGGGTTTTTGTTGACACGGGACTGCTTGCGGAAATCTCCGGGGAATTCGCATCCAAAATTGCCCTCGCGCAAGACGAGATTTTTTCCGCCGCAGGGGGAAGGCTGAACATAAACTCAACCGCCCAGCTCAGAGACCTGCTTTTCGGCAAACTGGGCCTCACGCCTTCAAAGACTACGGCGGGGGGCGCGCCGTCCACCGATTCGGAGGTTCTGACCGGCCTTGCGCTGCTCCACCCCGTCCCGGGGATGATATTGAGATACAGGGAACTCTCCAAACTCAAGTCAACCTATGTTGACGCCCTGCCCCGGCTGGTGAACCCCCTCACCGGCAGGGTTCACACCTCATACGGGCTGGCGGGAACCTCCACCGGGCGGCTCAGTTCAAGCGACCCCAACCTTCAGAACATTCCCATAAAGACCGGGGAGGGCAGGAGGATAAGGCGGGCGTTCAGGGCGGCGGACGGGTTCACTTTGCTGTCGGCGGACTACTCGCAGATAGACCTTCGCCTGCTCGCCCACTTTTCGGAAGACGAAAAACTGCTCGCGGCGTTTGAAAACGGCGAGGACATACACTCATCCACGGCGGCGGAAATCTTCGGCGCAAGCGACATCACGCCCGAAATGAGGCGGCTCGCAAAAAACATAAACTTCGGCATCATCTACGGCATAAGCCCGTTCGGGCTGTCAAAGCAGCTCGGCGTGTCCGTCAAACAGTCCCGCGAGTATATGGAAAGATACTTCAGCCGCTACCCGCGCGTCCGCAGTTATATGGCGGAGTCTGCGGAAAGGGCGAAAAAAACGGGCTATGCGGAGACGGTTTCGGGGCGGCGGCGGCCCATAGCGGAGTTGCGCTCAAAGAACAGGGTCAAAATAAAAAACGGCGAAAGAGCGGCGATGAACACGCCCATTCAGGGCTCG